A single window of Salvia splendens isolate huo1 chromosome 6, SspV2, whole genome shotgun sequence DNA harbors:
- the LOC121808898 gene encoding early nodulin-like protein 2, whose translation MGYDRRNWVAYTVLLCFLVNSSHSYQLSVGGKDGWVLNPSESYHHWATRLRFQVNDTLLFKYKSGTDFVLVVNKEDYESCSVANPVVKLEDGDSEFRLDRSGPFYFITGNKARCDQGQKLIVVVLAIRTSPSLPSPSPSPEAPAPGAPDGPLTPPHVKPPPRSLAAPPCTASVFFMSCVLSVGLGLLNI comes from the exons ATGGGTTATGATCGGAGAAATTGGGTTGCATATACGGTGTTACTTTGTTTCTTAGTAAATTCGTCGCATTCTTACCAGTTGTCGGTCGGAGGTAAAGATGGATGGGTCCTCAACCCTTCGGAAAGCTACCACCACTGGGCCACCCGCCTGCGCTTCCAAGTCAATGACACCCTCC TGTTCAAATACAAGAGCGGAACGGATTTTGTGTTAGTAGTGAACAAGGAAGATTACGAGAGCTGCAGCGTCGCGAATCCGGTGGTGAAACTGGAGGACGGGGATTCCGAGTTCAGATTGGACCGGTCGGGCCCGTTCTACTTCATCACCGGAAACAAGGCTCGTTGCGATCAGGGGCAGAAGCTCATAGTCGTCGTGTTAGCCATCAGGACCTCACCATCCCTACCTTCGCCATCGCCATCGCCAGAAGCTCCTGCACCTGGAGCGCCTGACGGCCCTCTGACGCCGCCGCACGTTAAACCGCCGCCGAGGTCGTTGGCGGCTCCACCATGCACTGcttctgttttcttcatgtcaTGTGTTTTAAGTGTGGGTTTGGGGCTCTTAAATATTTAG